The proteins below are encoded in one region of Halocatena salina:
- a CDS encoding DUF2070 family protein: MTRTQGDLAELSRFIFRAPSWYASVAFSLVIAALMGIAAFDTQYLLGDAWQGIFFVGVPTVLASVLTPYVDQRVGGQLTPNRASLLALFCELVVVVILTSAGALSALTTFDQRFIFDTLIASLASVFAIRLLVVMAISRKSLLIAAIPASIQTVAGGVLLFVYSGTLTYLEIGGPIVSSFFARSDHAPEGFSEIAPSDFVLLAGICVVYAVAVWLFLLVIDRPWQNSLGVSVLDFIRGFVGHIAEGTRELEDFFEQLGEQAIVPVTVLSFRRKRDHTEKARFVLPMIHPGPMGEIGGGNLPKRVAQNTDGLGFPPHATAGHDFNLVTEREVDTVIDAADRAYESIEYDSNASPSVQATAGEASIIGQSFSGGALLVGSYSPAFVDDIAYAVGLSAAAHAQRDSLDSIMLVDAHNCNNGLSGLDPGHVTPGSRRSLSLIDAANTAGAKLVDARTHSLWLGVAWDRTEWRPQDGIGPLGVRVAVVEVAEQRTAYVLIDGNNMDPGLRDRIVGTITGQTQRVAFAADGGDGRSIDAAIDTAEVMTTDTHVVNTVKAENQVGSEIPHDALVNLIVRLTEAAVDDLEPVEAGMNTEHATVTVFGNDRTETLASHANAMTSMGSALAGTFILAVIAVSALIFFFA, translated from the coding sequence ATGACGAGAACGCAGGGTGATCTCGCCGAACTCTCGCGGTTTATCTTCCGTGCACCGAGTTGGTATGCAAGCGTCGCGTTCTCGCTAGTTATCGCCGCGCTCATGGGAATCGCGGCGTTCGACACCCAGTATCTCCTCGGCGATGCGTGGCAAGGGATCTTCTTTGTAGGGGTGCCGACTGTGCTTGCGAGTGTTCTCACGCCGTACGTGGACCAACGCGTTGGTGGGCAGCTCACCCCCAACCGTGCATCGTTGCTCGCTCTGTTTTGTGAACTCGTCGTGGTCGTCATCCTGACGTCGGCGGGTGCGCTATCAGCGCTCACCACGTTCGATCAACGGTTCATCTTCGACACGCTCATCGCTTCGCTCGCAAGCGTGTTCGCGATCCGGCTGCTCGTCGTGATGGCGATCTCGCGTAAATCGCTGCTCATTGCTGCCATCCCTGCAAGCATCCAGACCGTCGCTGGAGGGGTGTTGCTGTTCGTGTACAGCGGAACGCTCACGTACCTCGAAATCGGTGGACCGATCGTTAGCTCGTTTTTCGCCCGGTCAGATCACGCCCCCGAAGGGTTTTCGGAGATCGCGCCGAGCGATTTCGTCTTATTGGCCGGGATCTGCGTCGTGTATGCTGTCGCTGTGTGGCTGTTTCTCCTCGTAATCGATCGTCCGTGGCAGAACAGTCTCGGTGTGAGCGTGCTCGATTTCATTCGGGGCTTCGTTGGGCACATCGCCGAAGGGACCCGCGAACTTGAGGACTTCTTCGAACAGTTGGGAGAGCAGGCGATCGTTCCCGTTACGGTCCTTTCGTTCCGACGGAAGCGAGATCACACCGAAAAGGCTCGGTTCGTGCTGCCGATGATCCATCCCGGACCGATGGGAGAGATCGGTGGGGGAAACCTTCCCAAACGCGTCGCTCAAAACACGGACGGCCTCGGATTCCCACCCCATGCGACCGCTGGCCACGACTTCAACCTCGTCACCGAGCGGGAGGTCGACACGGTCATCGACGCCGCGGACCGGGCCTACGAATCGATCGAATACGATTCGAATGCATCACCGAGCGTACAGGCGACGGCGGGTGAAGCATCGATCATCGGACAGTCGTTCAGCGGTGGAGCGTTGCTGGTCGGGAGCTATTCGCCAGCGTTCGTAGACGACATTGCGTACGCAGTCGGTCTGTCCGCGGCCGCACACGCCCAGCGCGACAGCCTCGATTCGATCATGCTCGTCGACGCCCACAACTGTAACAACGGTCTGTCAGGTCTCGATCCCGGTCACGTCACGCCGGGAAGCCGTCGGTCGCTTTCGCTGATCGACGCAGCGAACACGGCCGGAGCGAAGCTCGTGGATGCTAGAACCCATTCGCTGTGGCTCGGCGTCGCGTGGGATCGCACCGAGTGGCGACCGCAAGACGGGATCGGTCCGCTCGGCGTCCGGGTTGCCGTCGTCGAGGTTGCCGAGCAGCGAACGGCGTACGTCCTCATCGATGGCAACAACATGGATCCCGGGCTTCGTGATCGCATCGTGGGGACGATCACCGGACAGACCCAACGCGTCGCGTTCGCTGCCGACGGTGGCGACGGCCGATCAATCGACGCAGCGATCGATACGGCAGAAGTGATGACCACCGATACACACGTCGTCAACACTGTCAAAGCCGAGAATCAGGTCGGATCGGAGATCCCCCACGACGCGCTCGTGAATCTCATCGTTCGGCTGACCGAAGCGGCTGTCGACGATCTCGAACCCGTTGAGGCCGGGATGAACACCGAACACGCGACGGTCACCGTGTTCGGCAACGACCGCACCGAAACGCTCGCCAGCCACGCGAACGCCATGACCTCTATGGGTAGTGCGCTCGCTGGCACGTTCATTCTCGCTGTGATCGCTGTGAGTGCCTTGATCTTCTTCTTTGCGTGA
- a CDS encoding DUF7122 family protein, which translates to MTDNVSHRFDRLPPTSADCVVSGRPSRQDVLEWWDERFGIDPAVFDGYSFWEKGAGKLWAFAGDVPDPITVEALGLTALRVRQEHWKPTTDAVQRFGHHATRNVIELADPEARTFIAGEDQQLAWDGDWGYLIVTRSTVDDTEPLGVGLYLHGELRSQIPKGRRRDID; encoded by the coding sequence ATGACAGACAACGTCAGCCACCGGTTCGATCGGCTTCCGCCGACGTCAGCGGACTGCGTCGTTTCCGGCCGACCGAGCCGGCAGGACGTCCTCGAATGGTGGGACGAGCGATTTGGCATCGACCCGGCAGTGTTCGACGGCTACAGCTTCTGGGAGAAAGGCGCGGGAAAGCTCTGGGCGTTCGCCGGTGACGTGCCCGACCCGATCACGGTCGAAGCACTGGGTCTTACCGCGCTCCGCGTTCGTCAGGAACACTGGAAACCCACGACGGACGCTGTCCAGCGCTTTGGACACCACGCCACGAGAAACGTCATCGAACTCGCCGATCCGGAAGCTCGCACCTTCATCGCTGGTGAAGACCAACAGCTGGCGTGGGACGGCGACTGGGGTTATCTGATCGTCACCCGCTCCACCGTGGACGACACCGAACCCCTCGGCGTCGGGCTGTATCTGCACGGAGAACTCAGATCACAGATCCCCAAAGGTCGACGCCGGGATATCGACTAA
- a CDS encoding (R)-citramalate synthase, producing the protein MTDLFGGHPETTTLSDSEVQFLDTTLRDGEQAPGVSLTPTEKAEIATKLDSAGVGVIEAGSACTGAGERETIDRVTSLGLDATVTSFARGVKRDIDLALDCDVDGVNLVVPASDRHIEDKVETTRESVIETAVELTEYATDHGLWVEVLGEDGSRADLDFLERLMRRAFEAGADRSCYCDTVGHATPDRTLSVVSRLTALGPTSTHTHDDLGLAVTNALVSVAAGADLVHATINGIGERAGNVALEEVAIALEHGYDVETIDTAALYDLAQTVAGSTDVPLAPNKAVVGENAFTHESGIHTDGTLKDEAMYEPYPPALVGRERRLVLGKHAGRAGVRAGLDEHGIDVTDEELSTIVDRVKTIGDRGRRVTDADLLTIAEEVQGRDRDRRVELLDLTAASGGPTPTASARLAVDGEERVASGVGSGPVDAAVSAVREALAIDATLESYRVDAITGGTDALVTVEVEVSHNDRSVTVTASDADITRASVVAMVDAFDRLLSATTPVPLAND; encoded by the coding sequence GTGACCGATTTATTCGGGGGACACCCCGAAACAACCACTCTCTCAGACTCTGAAGTACAGTTTCTAGACACGACGTTGCGGGACGGCGAACAAGCCCCCGGCGTGTCACTCACGCCGACGGAGAAAGCAGAGATCGCCACGAAACTCGATAGCGCTGGCGTGGGTGTCATCGAGGCTGGTAGCGCTTGCACCGGTGCGGGCGAGCGTGAAACCATCGATAGGGTGACGAGCCTCGGTCTCGACGCGACGGTGACGAGCTTCGCTCGTGGCGTCAAACGCGACATCGATCTCGCGCTCGACTGCGATGTCGACGGTGTCAACCTCGTGGTACCGGCGAGCGATCGCCACATCGAGGATAAAGTCGAGACGACCCGCGAGTCGGTAATCGAGACGGCAGTCGAACTCACGGAGTACGCGACCGATCACGGTCTCTGGGTCGAGGTGCTCGGCGAGGACGGCTCGCGGGCGGATCTGGACTTTCTCGAGCGGCTGATGCGACGCGCGTTCGAGGCCGGGGCTGATCGCAGCTGTTACTGTGACACGGTCGGGCACGCGACTCCTGACCGAACACTGTCGGTCGTTTCCCGGCTGACAGCGCTCGGGCCGACGAGCACGCACACCCACGACGATCTCGGATTGGCGGTGACGAACGCGCTGGTGAGCGTCGCCGCGGGTGCGGATCTCGTCCACGCCACCATCAACGGGATCGGTGAGCGGGCTGGTAACGTCGCGTTAGAGGAGGTCGCTATCGCGCTCGAACACGGCTACGATGTCGAGACGATCGACACGGCCGCGCTGTACGATCTCGCACAGACGGTAGCGGGATCGACGGACGTGCCGCTCGCGCCGAACAAAGCCGTGGTGGGTGAGAACGCCTTCACCCACGAGTCGGGCATCCACACCGACGGTACCCTCAAAGACGAGGCGATGTACGAGCCGTATCCCCCGGCGTTGGTGGGACGCGAGCGCAGGCTCGTCCTCGGAAAGCACGCCGGGCGTGCTGGCGTCCGAGCGGGACTCGACGAGCACGGCATCGACGTGACCGACGAGGAACTGAGCACGATCGTCGATCGGGTAAAAACGATCGGTGACCGGGGCAGACGGGTCACTGACGCGGATCTGCTCACCATCGCCGAGGAGGTCCAAGGACGCGACCGCGACCGACGCGTCGAGTTGCTCGACCTCACCGCAGCCAGCGGCGGCCCGACACCCACCGCGAGCGCACGCCTCGCTGTCGACGGTGAGGAACGCGTCGCAAGCGGCGTCGGCAGCGGTCCCGTCGACGCTGCGGTGAGCGCGGTGCGAGAGGCGCTCGCCATCGACGCCACGCTCGAATCCTACCGCGTGGACGCGATCACCGGTGGCACCGATGCGCTCGTCACCGTCGAGGTCGAGGTGTCTCACAACGACCGGTCGGTGACGGTCACGGCGAGCGACGCCGACATCACCCGTGCCAGCGTTGTCGCTATGGTCGACGCGTTCGATCGACTGCTCTCGGCCACCACGCCTGTTCCCCTCGCAAACGACTGA
- a CDS encoding DUF3194 domain-containing protein, whose translation MPTDTEVVQTAADAAEGVIYAEYKQSRVKDVDVTVSFEDGILDLDIYLNPPDDPDADPERVTDDAVAAAHAAVDELFASE comes from the coding sequence ATGCCAACTGATACGGAGGTCGTGCAGACGGCCGCTGACGCAGCAGAGGGCGTAATCTACGCCGAGTACAAACAGTCACGGGTAAAAGACGTCGACGTGACCGTCTCGTTCGAAGACGGGATCCTTGATCTCGACATCTATTTGAACCCACCTGACGATCCTGACGCCGATCCTGAACGGGTTACCGACGACGCTGTGGCTGCTGCCCATGCTGCCGTCGACGAGCTGTTTGCGTCCGAGTAG
- a CDS encoding DUF7097 family protein: protein METTPSGTSVGVDDPYEHVERCDHLTDDGRCHFAVEHRERDPAFARERETDAFRCPVGSEDWEWCDCPHFRACNTHRACVRCGLEAARMAHSAERPLLETHHLSYANRETEEDAQPPAHEITVTLCRWCHARVHDSWARIDDDASPPKAAIAAREARRTRERAEFEFRSAAERRRE, encoded by the coding sequence ATGGAAACGACGCCGTCTGGCACCTCCGTCGGGGTTGACGATCCCTACGAGCACGTCGAGCGGTGTGATCACCTCACCGACGACGGCCGGTGTCACTTCGCGGTCGAACACCGGGAACGTGATCCCGCATTCGCCCGCGAGCGTGAAACCGACGCGTTTCGTTGTCCTGTCGGTTCCGAGGACTGGGAGTGGTGTGACTGTCCGCACTTTCGCGCCTGTAACACCCATCGGGCGTGCGTCCGGTGTGGTCTCGAAGCGGCCCGAATGGCTCACTCAGCGGAGCGCCCACTGCTCGAGACGCATCACCTCTCGTATGCCAACCGTGAGACGGAAGAAGACGCTCAGCCGCCTGCCCACGAGATCACAGTTACCCTCTGTCGCTGGTGTCACGCCCGCGTTCACGATTCGTGGGCGCGCATCGACGACGACGCATCACCCCCCAAAGCGGCGATCGCGGCCCGCGAAGCCCGCCGAACGCGCGAACGAGCGGAATTCGAATTCCGATCAGCGGCGGAGCGTCGGCGGGAATAA
- a CDS encoding DUF790 family protein codes for MLTKDLLRVSRAGGGYYPQFLQTTDTEGYRSLAARLIGTYQGHIDEPRERLTEALTTTERESEFDFKLVRGLAKLLERDATFETEAPIEPQRARRTVFEAAESIGVVTETERTTALERAADHLSVSFDRLQATLYNDLESRQIMTEFDSRWTPEELLTQYDLSLAQTALFDAIAVSIRCSDPKTLVSTVKRLGLLYEIRTTPAGRTVDITGPDALFRRSRRYGTRFARLLRTVASTTEWHLEATIDDDGTERTLKLTHEDIAVPGTEPITEMTFDSGVEAEFATRFRGLELDWTLVREPEPLAADEHVVIPDFAFDWHPDSVDCRVFFEIMGFWTPEYVEKKLSRLAVLEDVELLVAVDESLGVGEQIESFDHRVIPYTGSVRVKDVRDALRRYESDLLKQSAGALPEQLTPQADVVTIAELAAHHGVSEAVIENKSLPSHDRVGRTFVRPAVLERIDERIDPGQSLATVESVLETYGIDDASAVLSHLGYRVVWEGLSGGTITTK; via the coding sequence ATGCTCACGAAAGACCTCCTGCGGGTGTCCCGGGCTGGCGGCGGATATTACCCCCAATTCCTCCAAACGACGGATACGGAGGGGTATCGTTCGCTTGCAGCCCGCCTCATCGGCACCTATCAGGGACATATCGACGAGCCCAGAGAACGGCTCACGGAGGCGTTAACCACCACCGAACGCGAATCGGAGTTTGATTTCAAGCTGGTTCGGGGACTGGCGAAACTGCTCGAACGAGACGCGACGTTCGAAACCGAGGCGCCTATCGAACCACAACGGGCCCGTCGGACGGTGTTCGAGGCTGCCGAGTCGATCGGCGTCGTCACCGAAACCGAACGCACCACCGCGCTCGAACGGGCCGCAGACCACCTTTCGGTCTCGTTTGATCGACTTCAGGCCACCCTGTACAACGATCTCGAATCGCGACAGATTATGACCGAGTTCGACTCCCGGTGGACTCCCGAGGAACTGCTCACACAGTATGACCTGTCGCTCGCCCAAACGGCGTTGTTCGATGCCATTGCGGTCAGCATCCGGTGTTCTGATCCGAAAACTCTCGTGTCGACTGTCAAACGCTTGGGACTCCTCTATGAGATCCGGACCACGCCAGCGGGTCGAACCGTCGACATCACCGGACCCGACGCGCTGTTTCGCCGTTCGCGCCGGTACGGAACGCGCTTTGCGCGACTCCTGCGAACGGTAGCAAGCACGACCGAGTGGCACCTCGAAGCGACGATCGACGACGACGGCACCGAGCGCACCCTCAAACTCACTCACGAGGACATCGCAGTTCCCGGAACCGAACCCATCACTGAAATGACCTTCGACAGCGGCGTCGAAGCCGAATTCGCCACTCGATTTCGAGGGTTGGAGCTGGATTGGACGCTCGTTCGAGAACCGGAGCCACTGGCAGCGGACGAACACGTCGTGATTCCTGATTTCGCGTTCGACTGGCACCCCGACAGCGTCGACTGTCGCGTGTTCTTCGAGATCATGGGCTTTTGGACGCCCGAGTACGTCGAGAAAAAGCTCTCCCGACTCGCCGTCCTCGAAGACGTGGAGTTGCTGGTCGCCGTCGACGAATCGCTGGGTGTCGGTGAACAGATCGAATCGTTCGACCATCGCGTGATTCCCTACACCGGCTCCGTTCGCGTGAAAGACGTCCGAGACGCGCTTAGACGCTACGAATCCGACCTCCTGAAGCAGAGCGCTGGTGCCCTCCCGGAACAACTCACGCCACAAGCAGACGTAGTAACGATCGCCGAGCTCGCTGCACACCACGGCGTCAGCGAAGCAGTTATCGAAAACAAATCGCTCCCTTCCCACGACCGTGTCGGGCGAACGTTCGTCCGGCCCGCGGTTCTCGAACGGATCGACGAGCGGATCGACCCCGGCCAATCGCTCGCTACCGTCGAATCCGTGCTCGAAACGTACGGAATCGACGACGCCAGCGCCGTCCTCTCACATCTCGGCTACCGAGTGGTGTGGGAGGGACTGAGCGGAGGCACGATTACCACTAAATGA
- a CDS encoding GMP synthase subunit A produces MVRIDVVDNHGQFTHLEHRALRDLGVNTTLLENTTPPAEIEADGLVLSGGPDMDDTGNCAAYLDLDIPVLGICLGMQLIAKSLGGTVGTGEYGGYADVTVEVVDEDDPILGSLAPETRVWASHADEVTELPPGFSLAGRSDVCAIEAMSDPKRDLYGVQWHPEVAHTEAGTELFENFRRRCE; encoded by the coding sequence ATGGTTCGTATCGACGTGGTCGACAACCACGGACAGTTCACCCATTTGGAGCATCGTGCGCTCCGTGATCTCGGTGTGAACACTACTCTTCTGGAGAACACGACACCACCGGCGGAGATCGAGGCCGATGGACTCGTGCTTTCCGGCGGCCCTGACATGGACGACACCGGAAACTGTGCGGCGTATCTCGATCTCGATATCCCCGTGCTCGGGATCTGCCTCGGGATGCAACTGATAGCGAAATCGCTCGGCGGAACGGTCGGGACGGGCGAGTACGGCGGCTACGCGGATGTCACCGTCGAGGTGGTAGATGAGGACGATCCGATCCTCGGTTCGCTCGCACCTGAAACCCGCGTGTGGGCCAGCCACGCTGATGAGGTAACCGAGTTGCCCCCCGGCTTCTCGCTCGCTGGACGGAGCGACGTGTGTGCCATCGAGGCGATGAGCGATCCGAAGCGCGATCTGTACGGCGTGCAATGGCATCCGGAGGTCGCACACACCGAGGCAGGAACGGAGCTGTTCGAGAATTTCCGACGTCGTTGTGAGTAG
- a CDS encoding DUF192 domain-containing protein, translating to MRIVHESGQVLARDVEVADRTSIFGQHPSVMGRRSIPEAYALAVRFDDQQPRTVRTPLVFMSLDVCWVCDGIVEAMTTLRPLVGHGSAVADTVLEFPAGTLDDNGVTTDDRIELRTPV from the coding sequence ATGCGAATCGTCCACGAGTCGGGTCAGGTGCTTGCAAGGGACGTTGAGGTCGCCGATCGAACATCGATCTTCGGACAGCACCCATCAGTGATGGGTCGGCGCTCGATTCCTGAAGCGTACGCGCTTGCGGTTCGGTTCGACGACCAACAGCCACGGACCGTTCGTACGCCCCTGGTCTTCATGTCGCTCGATGTTTGTTGGGTCTGTGATGGGATCGTCGAGGCGATGACCACGCTTCGACCGTTAGTCGGTCACGGGAGTGCTGTTGCCGATACGGTGCTCGAATTCCCCGCGGGAACGCTCGATGACAACGGCGTCACCACAGACGATCGGATCGAGCTGCGGACCCCTGTCTGA
- a CDS encoding RsmB/NOP family class I SAM-dependent RNA methyltransferase — protein sequence MVLERYRPLIEEFEAFLAACERPLPSVVRVNTLKASVDQVREALDADGYAYESCEWHPELLRLETDHPGNSWPYVHGWIYGQEEVSALPALVLDPQPDDRVFDACAAPGSKTTQLAALMADTGTLVANDVNLGRLSALRSNAERCGVTNCVVTSKDAQTFSLGPFDDEPFDRALVDVPCSCEGTIRKNPTALDEWSLDRVTGISGVQRGILERAVQMTRAGGTVVYSTCTFAPEENEAVLDHVLGTESCRLIEFDTPLTTRPGITEWNGEQYDPSVGRAKRIYPHLNDTGGFFCAKLEVGS from the coding sequence ATGGTTCTTGAGCGTTATCGGCCGCTCATCGAGGAGTTCGAGGCGTTTCTCGCGGCGTGTGAGCGGCCGCTTCCGTCGGTGGTTCGGGTGAACACCCTCAAGGCGAGCGTCGACCAGGTCCGGGAGGCGCTCGACGCCGATGGATACGCCTACGAATCCTGTGAATGGCATCCCGAACTCCTCCGACTGGAAACCGATCATCCCGGCAACTCCTGGCCGTACGTTCACGGGTGGATCTACGGTCAGGAGGAGGTGTCGGCGCTGCCAGCGCTCGTGCTTGATCCACAACCAGACGATCGTGTGTTCGACGCGTGTGCCGCTCCGGGAAGTAAAACCACGCAGCTGGCAGCGCTGATGGCTGACACAGGAACGCTCGTAGCAAACGACGTCAACCTCGGTCGGCTGTCCGCGCTGCGGTCGAACGCAGAGCGCTGTGGTGTGACCAACTGCGTCGTCACCTCGAAGGATGCCCAGACGTTCTCGTTGGGCCCCTTCGACGACGAACCGTTCGATCGCGCTCTCGTCGATGTACCCTGTTCGTGTGAAGGGACGATCCGAAAAAATCCCACGGCGCTCGATGAGTGGAGTCTTGATCGTGTCACGGGGATTTCCGGCGTCCAGCGCGGAATCTTAGAACGAGCCGTCCAGATGACCCGAGCTGGGGGAACGGTCGTTTATTCGACGTGTACGTTCGCCCCCGAGGAGAACGAGGCCGTGCTCGATCACGTGCTCGGAACCGAATCGTGTCGACTCATCGAATTCGACACACCGCTCACCACCCGTCCCGGCATCACCGAGTGGAACGGCGAACAGTACGACCCCAGTGTCGGGCGCGCGAAACGGATCTATCCCCATCTAAACGATACGGGCGGGTTTTTCTGTGCGAAGCTAGAGGTGGGATCTTGA
- a CDS encoding prefoldin subunit beta produces the protein MQGNLPPEAEEKIEELQDLQETAQQVAVQKQQAENTLNETETALDQLEEIDEDTDMYQEVGELLVETEYDEAETELEEKKDSLEIRVETLEKQESRVEEKFEELQQELQQLLSGTGVGGPQGPQGPGGPGMGGPGGD, from the coding sequence ATGCAGGGAAATCTTCCACCAGAAGCAGAAGAGAAGATCGAGGAGCTACAGGACCTCCAAGAGACTGCCCAGCAGGTTGCCGTTCAGAAACAGCAAGCCGAAAACACGCTGAACGAGACGGAAACGGCGCTTGACCAGCTCGAAGAGATCGACGAGGATACCGACATGTATCAGGAGGTCGGTGAACTGCTCGTCGAAACGGAGTACGACGAGGCCGAGACGGAACTCGAAGAGAAAAAAGACAGCCTCGAAATCCGCGTCGAAACGCTCGAAAAACAGGAGAGCCGCGTCGAGGAGAAATTCGAGGAGCTTCAACAGGAGCTTCAACAACTGCTGAGCGGCACGGGCGTCGGCGGTCCTCAAGGACCACAGGGTCCCGGTGGTCCCGGAATGGGCGGTCCGGGCGGCGACTGA
- a CDS encoding CocE/NonD family hydrolase, whose translation MSHGNSYDVPHRAWTRRTFLTVVGGTALAAAGGTAAAGGDDFTTTDITIDSFDGTEIASTLYEPGDGSNDHPAMLLTHGYGGNRETVRSRAEMYARNGYVTLAYDSRGFGESGGWVGVNGPKEVKDAQTLITWLANRKNVRTDGPDDPRIGIDGTSYGGGIQLNTAVAEALGDGVAESDDRLDALVPRWAWHDLTHSLAPNGVIKRNWALLLTLAGAGGSHLTGNDALDFIEGQSPKLYEILIEGLVENELSADATAYFDARSPSGDLGTITAPTLFIHGWHDTLFTPTELVRNADGLETNHRLVLTDGGHSLEAVTEADQERFLNAMAREWIDTHLRGDGQSDLPPVTFYERQSGTWQTADGVPPSHAAIRTLSVTAATDEKTTWVTNSVLPTSTSQLVPANTDAPGTSAAFDFSITESVELMGAPTLQLAVEPAGPETRLFAKLYHIDEDEQLIDNQVTPLLVEEAGITTTEIEMVPFQRRLEPGDTLRLTVSTTDAAFQSSRISVGATIHHSERYPSTLDVPVID comes from the coding sequence ATGTCCCACGGCAACAGTTATGATGTCCCACACAGGGCGTGGACGCGACGGACGTTTCTCACGGTGGTAGGGGGGACGGCGTTGGCGGCTGCTGGCGGCACGGCCGCGGCCGGCGGTGACGATTTTACGACAACCGATATCACGATTGATTCGTTCGATGGGACAGAGATCGCATCGACGCTGTACGAACCGGGGGACGGCTCGAACGACCATCCCGCGATGTTGCTGACGCACGGCTACGGAGGGAATCGGGAGACAGTTCGATCACGGGCGGAGATGTACGCCCGAAACGGCTATGTGACGCTGGCCTACGACTCGCGTGGATTCGGTGAGTCAGGTGGTTGGGTCGGCGTGAACGGACCGAAGGAGGTCAAAGACGCCCAAACGCTCATCACGTGGCTGGCAAACCGGAAGAACGTCCGCACAGACGGGCCGGACGATCCACGGATCGGGATAGACGGAACGTCGTATGGAGGCGGGATTCAGTTGAACACCGCTGTGGCGGAAGCACTGGGCGATGGCGTTGCCGAAAGCGACGATCGACTCGACGCGCTCGTTCCCCGATGGGCGTGGCACGATCTCACCCATTCGTTGGCACCAAACGGGGTGATCAAGCGCAACTGGGCGCTGTTGTTGACCCTCGCGGGCGCTGGTGGCTCGCATCTCACCGGCAACGATGCGCTTGATTTCATCGAAGGCCAGTCCCCGAAACTGTACGAGATCCTCATCGAGGGATTGGTCGAAAACGAGCTATCAGCCGACGCAACAGCGTACTTCGACGCCAGATCTCCGAGCGGCGATCTCGGGACGATCACCGCCCCCACGCTGTTCATCCACGGGTGGCACGACACCCTCTTCACGCCGACGGAACTGGTCCGGAACGCAGACGGGCTAGAGACGAACCATCGGCTCGTTCTGACCGACGGTGGTCACTCTCTCGAAGCGGTAACTGAAGCCGATCAAGAGCGGTTTCTGAACGCGATGGCCCGTGAGTGGATCGACACCCACCTCCGTGGAGACGGACAGAGCGATCTCCCACCAGTGACGTTCTACGAACGACAGAGCGGAACGTGGCAAACAGCCGACGGCGTGCCACCATCACACGCAGCCATACGAACCCTGTCGGTGACGGCTGCCACGGACGAGAAAACGACGTGGGTGACGAACAGCGTTCTACCGACGTCAACGAGTCAGCTCGTTCCGGCGAATACGGATGCGCCGGGAACGTCGGCTGCTTTCGATTTTTCGATCACCGAATCGGTCGAACTCATGGGGGCGCCGACCCTCCAGCTGGCGGTTGAACCTGCTGGTCCGGAAACGCGGCTGTTCGCCAAACTGTATCACATCGATGAGGACGAACAGCTCATCGACAACCAAGTGACGCCGTTGCTCGTCGAAGAGGCGGGGATCACGACGACGGAGATCGAGATGGTGCCGTTCCAGCGACGGCTCGAACCGGGTGACACTCTCCGACTCACCGTTTCGACGACCGACGCAGCCTTTCAATCCTCCCGTATCTCGGTCGGAGCGACGATCCACCACTCCGAGCGGTATCCCTCAACGCTCGACGTTCCAGTGATCGATTAG
- a CDS encoding GNAT family N-acetyltransferase: protein MFDPASMAIRELRTEAEYTQAVELLRQLWTDTEDDVIRGWADEEDYRLFGLYEDETLLAVAGCSIQRVLHHRRHAWIHDLVVDNAHRSAGYGTRLLSFVEQWAREHDCAYVALAGILDNEAAHQFYESNGMNRWGYVFEREIDT from the coding sequence GTGTTCGATCCAGCATCGATGGCGATCAGGGAACTCCGGACCGAAGCAGAGTACACGCAGGCGGTCGAACTCCTTCGGCAGTTGTGGACCGACACCGAGGATGACGTCATCCGAGGCTGGGCCGACGAAGAGGACTATCGGCTGTTCGGATTGTACGAAGACGAGACGCTCCTCGCCGTGGCCGGCTGTTCGATCCAGCGCGTGCTCCACCACCGGCGACACGCGTGGATCCACGATCTCGTGGTCGATAACGCCCACCGATCGGCGGGATACGGAACGCGATTGCTTTCGTTCGTGGAACAGTGGGCACGAGAACACGACTGTGCGTACGTGGCGCTGGCCGGCATCCTCGACAACGAGGCGGCGCATCAGTTCTACGAATCGAACGGGATGAACCGGTGGGGATACGTCTTCGAACGCGAAATTGACACGTGA